The Oncorhynchus nerka isolate Pitt River linkage group LG12, Oner_Uvic_2.0, whole genome shotgun sequence genome includes a region encoding these proteins:
- the LOC135574145 gene encoding loricrin-like encodes MTVYEGASSARVNCGQVSFRRGQLHGYQGLQTGQLHGYQGLQTGSAPRLPGGLQTGSAPRLPGGFRRGQLHGYQGGFKRGQLHGYQGASNGVSSTVTRGLQTGSALRLPGGFRWGRSTVTRGLQTGTLHGYQGASNGYAPRLPGGFKRVGSTVTRRASYGVRTTVTREASDGVSSTITRGLQTGSAPRLPGGFRRGPLHGYQGASDGSAPRLPGGFRRGQLYGYQGGFRWGTLHGYQGGFKRGTLHGYQGGFKRGMLHGYQGGFKRGRLHGYQEGFRRGPLHGYQGGFRRGQLHDYQGGFKRGRLHGYQGGFRRGPLHGYQGGFRRGGFRRGKLHGYQGGFRQGPLHGYQGGFRRGPLHGYQGGFRRGQLHGYQGASNGVRSTGASDGVRSTVTRRLQNGSAPRLPGGLQTGPLHGNQGASDGVRSTVTRGLVAPRLPGASNGIRSTGTRGLQGGTLHGYQGASHGVRSTGTGGASTGCAHGYQGASVERGSAPR; translated from the exons ATGACG GTGTATGAGGGGGCCTCCTCAGCTAGAGTCAATTGTGGGCAGGTCAGCTTCAGACGGGGtcagctccacggttaccaggggcttCAAACGGGtcagctccacggttaccaggggcttcagacggggtcagctccacggttaccaggggggcttcagacggggtcagctccacggttaccagggggcttcagacggggtcagctccacggttaccaggggggcttcaaaCGGGGtcagctccacggttaccagggggcttcaaacGGGGtcagctccacggttaccagggggcttcagacgggGTCAGCTCTACGGTTACCAGGGGGATTCAGATGGGgtcgctccacggttaccagggggcttcaaacGGGtacgctccacggttaccagggggcttcaaacGGGTATGCTCCaaggttaccagggggcttcaaacGGGTcggctccacggttaccaggagGGCTTCATACGGGGTCCGCACCACGGTTACCAGGGAGGCTTCAGACGGGGTCAGCTCCACGattaccagggggcttcaaacGGGGTcggctccacggttaccagggggcttcagacggggtccgctccacggttaccagggggcttcagacgggtcagctccacggttaccagggggcttcagacgggGTCAGCTCTACGGTTACCAGGGGGGATTCAGATGGGGtacgctccacggttaccaggggggcttcaaaCGGGGtacgctccacggttaccaggggggcttcaaaCGGGGTatgctccacggttaccaggggggcttcaaaCGGGGTcggctccacggttaccaggagggcttcagacggggtccgctccacggttaccagggaggCTTCAGACGGGGTCAGCTCCACgattaccaggggggcttcaaaCGGGGTcggctccacggttaccaggggggcttcagacggggtccgctccacggttaccagggtggattcagacggg ggggcttcagacggggtaagctccacggttaccaggggggatTCAGacagggtccgctccacggttaccaggggggcttcagacggggtccgctccacggttaccagggaggCTTCAGACGGGGtcagctccacggttaccagggggcttcaaacggggtccgctccacg ggggcttcagacggggtccgctccacggttaccaggagGCTTCAGAACGGGtcagctccacggttaccaggggggcttcaaacgggtccgctccacggtaaccagggggcttcagacggggtccgctccacggttaccaggggcttggtcgctccacggttaccaggggcttCAAACGGCATACGCTCCACGGGTACCAGGGGGCTTCAAGGGGGTACGCTCCACGGGTACCAGGGGGCTTCACACGGGGTACGCTCCACGGGTACTGGGGGGGCTTCAACGGGGTGCGctcacggttaccagggggcttctgTTGAGagggggtccgctccacggtaa